From the Platichthys flesus chromosome 6, fPlaFle2.1, whole genome shotgun sequence genome, one window contains:
- the LOC133955595 gene encoding pro-neuregulin-4, membrane-bound isoform-like translates to MMADHGELCNEEEATFCMNGGTCYRITSMDSLSCVCNDDFKGSRCEQFQLQSKITNAGEAGLIAAVVIITLLILLVLVFVIFYVRRMLKAKKQSQQNKQQPQYWKVKPRV, encoded by the exons ATGATGGCAG ATCATGGAGAACTGTGTAATGAAGAGGAGGCCACCTTCTGTATGAATGGAGGGACATGCTACAGAATAACCTCTATGGATTCACTCTCCTGTGT GTGCAACGACGATTTCAAAGGCAGCAGATGTGAGCAATTTCAGCTCCAGAGCAAAATCACCAACGCAGGGGAGGCCGGGTTGATTGCAGCCGTGGTCAtcatcaccctcctcatcctaCTGGTGCTCGTATTTGTTATCTTCTACGTACGCAG GATGTTGAAAGCCAAGAAACAGAGCCAACAGAACAAGCAGCAGCCACAGTATTGGAAAGTAAAACCAAGAGTTTAA
- the tmem266 gene encoding transmembrane protein 266 isoform X1 has translation MLCDCLETVPPRAGISELEVISQQVEEDNQCIAPVQLVSFGYRDLPLAALDVSLAGSQLISNPDEEDNRDGSNWLKPCCGRRAALWHVCLLSAGFNCFLVACVVLVVLLLTLELLIDAKLLQFNNATQFASIIHWISLAILSVFFTETVFRIVVLGIWDYIENKVEVFDGAVIVLSLAPMVASTVANGPSSPWDAIGLIITLRIWRVKRIIDAYVLQVKVEMEMEIQQYEKAKAVREEQLDRLTQICQEQAFEIRQLRAHLAQQDLDLVAEREAAMQIHHMWGKQSSTFHEVDGLAPGNSEHHAPAKKREPGGPADHHGHDDMNNYISQYYSEPSSDMGIPDPARVITTAAIDVHLPRNPSQLPLSLVSADAVLSSRLQRTGSSVSEASTTTVSRTSFSFSARQHSISSHTLGSTTDCSSTVREASTSTDYSDQRCYPPPYSSPLALGRQPQGSPSAVVQELLSSLTENSCLTQKGLDPVNLKPPSPAGSTKTSPELEHRVNIYNRRNQDIRVGLHSKPLIHLQGNEAFLEEKYRMMEPEEAPVHRLSEA, from the exons ATGCTCTGTGATTGTCTGGAAAC ggttCCTCCACGGGCTGGAATCTCGGAGCTGGAGGTGATCTcccagcaggtggaggaggacaacCAGTGCATTGCTCCCGTCCAACTGGTCAGCTTCGGCTACAGGGACTTGCCTCTGGCCGCCCTGGACGTATCCCTCGCTGGATCACAGCTCATCTCGAACCCAGATGAAGAGGACAACAGAGACGG GTCGAACTGGCTGAAGCCTTGCTGTGGGAGGAGGGCGGCGCTGTGGCATGTCTGTCTGCTGTCGGCGGGCTTCAACTGCTTCCTGGTGGCCTGCGTCGtcctggtggtgctgctgctgacccTGGAGCTGCTCATAGACGccaagctgctgcagt TCAACAACGCAACTCAGTTCGCCAGCATCATCCACTGGATCAGCCTGGCCATCCTCTCCGTCTTCTTCACCGAG acGGTGTTCAGGATCGTGGTGTTGGGGATCTGGGATTACATAGAGAACAAAGTTGAG gtgtTTGATGGAGCTGTCATCGTCCTCTCTCTGGCCCCCATGGTGGCCTCCACAGTGGCCAACGGCCCCAGCAGCCCCTGGGATGCTATCGGTCTCATCATCACGCTGCGCATCTGGAGGGTCAAGAGGATCATTGATG CCTATGTGCTGCAGGTGAAGGtcgagatggagatggagatccAGCAGTATGAGAAGGCCAAGGCGGTGAGGGAGGAACAGCTTGACCGTCTCACTCAGATCTGTCAGGAACAGGCA TTTGAAATCCGGCAGCTGAGAGCCCACCTGGCCCAGCAGGACCTGGACCTGGTGGCAGAGCGTGAAGCAGCGATGCAGATCCATCATATGTGGGGTAAACAAAGCAGCACTTTCCATGAGGTGGATGGACTGGCCCCGGGGAACTCGGAGCATCACGCTCCAGCTAAAAAGAGAGAGCCCGGGGGGCCGGCAG atCACCATGGTCATGATGACATGAACAACTACATCAGTCAGTACTACAGTGAGCCAAGCAGTG ATATGGGGATCCCTGACCCTGCACGGGTCATCACCACAGCAGCCATAGACGTGCACCTGCCCAGAAACCCCAGCCAGCTTCCCCTCTCCCTGGTGAGTGCAGATGCGGTGTTGTCCAGCCGTTTGCAGCGGACCGGCAGCTCGGTGAGCGAGGCCTCCACGACCACGGTGTCCCGCACCAGCTTCAGCTTCAGCGCCCGCCAGCACAGCATCAGCAGCCACACGCTGGGCTCCACCACAGACTGCAGCTCCACTGTGAGGGAGGCCTCCACCTCCACGGACTACAGCGACCAGCGCTGCTACCCCCCACCCTACAGCAGCCCCCTGGCCCTTGGCAGGCAGCCCCAGGGGAGTCCCAGTGCTGTGGTGCAggagctgctctcctctctgaccGAGAACTCCTGTCTCACACAGAAGGGCCTGGACCCTGTCAACCTTAAACCGCCCAGCCCGGCAGGCTCCACCAAGACCAGCCCAGAGCTGGAGCACAGGGTCAACATCTACAACAGGAGGAACCAGGATATTCGAGTCGGCCTCCACTCTAAACCACTCATCCATCTGCAGGGCAATGAGGCTTTTCTGGAGGAGAAGTACAGGATGATGGAGCCAGAAGAGGCTCCAGTCCACCGACTGTCAGAGGCATGA
- the tmem266 gene encoding transmembrane protein 266 isoform X2, giving the protein MSNSQVPPRAGISELEVISQQVEEDNQCIAPVQLVSFGYRDLPLAALDVSLAGSQLISNPDEEDNRDGSNWLKPCCGRRAALWHVCLLSAGFNCFLVACVVLVVLLLTLELLIDAKLLQFNNATQFASIIHWISLAILSVFFTETVFRIVVLGIWDYIENKVEVFDGAVIVLSLAPMVASTVANGPSSPWDAIGLIITLRIWRVKRIIDAYVLQVKVEMEMEIQQYEKAKAVREEQLDRLTQICQEQAFEIRQLRAHLAQQDLDLVAEREAAMQIHHMWGKQSSTFHEVDGLAPGNSEHHAPAKKREPGGPADHHGHDDMNNYISQYYSEPSSDMGIPDPARVITTAAIDVHLPRNPSQLPLSLVSADAVLSSRLQRTGSSVSEASTTTVSRTSFSFSARQHSISSHTLGSTTDCSSTVREASTSTDYSDQRCYPPPYSSPLALGRQPQGSPSAVVQELLSSLTENSCLTQKGLDPVNLKPPSPAGSTKTSPELEHRVNIYNRRNQDIRVGLHSKPLIHLQGNEAFLEEKYRMMEPEEAPVHRLSEA; this is encoded by the exons ATGAGCAATTCCCA ggttCCTCCACGGGCTGGAATCTCGGAGCTGGAGGTGATCTcccagcaggtggaggaggacaacCAGTGCATTGCTCCCGTCCAACTGGTCAGCTTCGGCTACAGGGACTTGCCTCTGGCCGCCCTGGACGTATCCCTCGCTGGATCACAGCTCATCTCGAACCCAGATGAAGAGGACAACAGAGACGG GTCGAACTGGCTGAAGCCTTGCTGTGGGAGGAGGGCGGCGCTGTGGCATGTCTGTCTGCTGTCGGCGGGCTTCAACTGCTTCCTGGTGGCCTGCGTCGtcctggtggtgctgctgctgacccTGGAGCTGCTCATAGACGccaagctgctgcagt TCAACAACGCAACTCAGTTCGCCAGCATCATCCACTGGATCAGCCTGGCCATCCTCTCCGTCTTCTTCACCGAG acGGTGTTCAGGATCGTGGTGTTGGGGATCTGGGATTACATAGAGAACAAAGTTGAG gtgtTTGATGGAGCTGTCATCGTCCTCTCTCTGGCCCCCATGGTGGCCTCCACAGTGGCCAACGGCCCCAGCAGCCCCTGGGATGCTATCGGTCTCATCATCACGCTGCGCATCTGGAGGGTCAAGAGGATCATTGATG CCTATGTGCTGCAGGTGAAGGtcgagatggagatggagatccAGCAGTATGAGAAGGCCAAGGCGGTGAGGGAGGAACAGCTTGACCGTCTCACTCAGATCTGTCAGGAACAGGCA TTTGAAATCCGGCAGCTGAGAGCCCACCTGGCCCAGCAGGACCTGGACCTGGTGGCAGAGCGTGAAGCAGCGATGCAGATCCATCATATGTGGGGTAAACAAAGCAGCACTTTCCATGAGGTGGATGGACTGGCCCCGGGGAACTCGGAGCATCACGCTCCAGCTAAAAAGAGAGAGCCCGGGGGGCCGGCAG atCACCATGGTCATGATGACATGAACAACTACATCAGTCAGTACTACAGTGAGCCAAGCAGTG ATATGGGGATCCCTGACCCTGCACGGGTCATCACCACAGCAGCCATAGACGTGCACCTGCCCAGAAACCCCAGCCAGCTTCCCCTCTCCCTGGTGAGTGCAGATGCGGTGTTGTCCAGCCGTTTGCAGCGGACCGGCAGCTCGGTGAGCGAGGCCTCCACGACCACGGTGTCCCGCACCAGCTTCAGCTTCAGCGCCCGCCAGCACAGCATCAGCAGCCACACGCTGGGCTCCACCACAGACTGCAGCTCCACTGTGAGGGAGGCCTCCACCTCCACGGACTACAGCGACCAGCGCTGCTACCCCCCACCCTACAGCAGCCCCCTGGCCCTTGGCAGGCAGCCCCAGGGGAGTCCCAGTGCTGTGGTGCAggagctgctctcctctctgaccGAGAACTCCTGTCTCACACAGAAGGGCCTGGACCCTGTCAACCTTAAACCGCCCAGCCCGGCAGGCTCCACCAAGACCAGCCCAGAGCTGGAGCACAGGGTCAACATCTACAACAGGAGGAACCAGGATATTCGAGTCGGCCTCCACTCTAAACCACTCATCCATCTGCAGGGCAATGAGGCTTTTCTGGAGGAGAAGTACAGGATGATGGAGCCAGAAGAGGCTCCAGTCCACCGACTGTCAGAGGCATGA